From Nicotiana tabacum cultivar K326 chromosome 20, ASM71507v2, whole genome shotgun sequence, one genomic window encodes:
- the LOC107813471 gene encoding protein RICE SALT SENSITIVE 3, which produces MEEQLSSLAVTHLLQHSLRSLCIHENSQWVYAVFWRILPRNYPPPKWDSQGGAYDRSRGNRRNWILVWEDGFCNFAASTAEMNECEGSSTNSYGEYQGLQPDLFFKMSHEIYNYGEGIIGKVAADHSHKWIYKEPNEQEINFLSAWHNSADSHPRTWEAQFRSGIKTIALIAVREGVIQLGAVHKVIEDLSYVVLLRKKFSYIESIPGVLLPHPSSSAYPFRMDGYGAPPDAWHLQANLATPAPTEFYEHLNHHQHMKITPSMSSLEALLSKLPSVVPADAAGMTGSIPTYCEYQPQYRPSVEMLGLEKVAKEEYDEEEDNNDEEKTRNNNEKLDHHGGESSSSMSSYSHHHHHYNHQQHFGYHPDLNVSSSMPNNGY; this is translated from the exons ATGGAAGAACAACTTAGCTCTTTAGCAGTTACTCATCTTCTTCAACACTCTCTAAGAAGTTTGTGTATTCATGAAAACTCTCAATGGGTTTATGCTGTCTTTTGGAGAATCTTGCCCAGAAACTATCCTCCTCCCAA GTGGGATAGCCAAGGAGGAGCATATGATAGGTCAAGAGGGAATAGAAGAAACTG GATATTGGTATGGGAAGATGGTTTTTGCAATTTTGCAGCATCAACAGCAGAGATGAATGAATGTGAAGGATCTTCTACTAATAGTTATGGAGAATATCAAGGATTACAACCTGACCTTTTTTTCAAGATGTCCCATGAAATCTACAACTATGGAgaagg tATAATTGGAAAAGTAGCAGCAGATCACAGTCATAAATGGATCTATAAAGAACCTAATGAACAAGAAATCAATTTCTTGTCTGCATGGCACAACTCTGCTGATTCT CACCCAAGAACTTGGGAAGCTCAGTTCCGTTCTGGTATAAAG ACTATAGCCTTGATTGCTGTTAGAGAAGGTGTTATTCAGTTAGGAGCTGTTCATAAG GTCATAGAAGACCTGAGCTATGTGGTTCTACTAAGAAAGAAGTTTAGTTACATAGAAAGCATTCCAGGAGTTCTACTGCCACATCCATCTTCCTCAGCATATCCTTTCAGGATGGACGGTTACGGCGCACCACCCGATGCGTGGCACTTACAAGCCAATTTAGCAACTCCGGCACCAACTGAATTCTACGAACATCTCAATCACCATCAACACATGAAGATCACGCCTTCAATGAGCAGTTTGGAAGCATTACTTTCTAAGCTGCCATCCGTCGTTCCAGCAGATGCTGCTGGAATGACGGGTTCAATACCTACCTATTGTGAGTACCAACCCCAATATAGGCCTAGTGTTGAAATGTTGGGGTTGGAGAAAGTGGCTAAAGAAGAATATGATGAAGAGGAAGAcaataatgatgaagaaaaaactagGAATAATAATGAGAAATTAGATCATCATGGTGGAGAGAGTAGTAGTTCAATGTCATCTTATAGTCATCACCATCACCATTATAATCATCAGCAGCATTTTGGTTATCATCCTGATTTGAATGTAAGTAGCAGCATGCCAAATAATGGATATTAA